One genomic segment of Salarias fasciatus chromosome 8, fSalaFa1.1, whole genome shotgun sequence includes these proteins:
- the prr15lb gene encoding proline-rich protein 15-like protein B → MADSSWWKLSFSRKKKSEAKVLYEIPPEYGSNMGNKEHPGGNAATEQTESQLNARLEKIVDKSATKGRHVKVSHSGRFKEKKRVRSTLAENPNLYGEHKPSNENLRKN, encoded by the coding sequence ATGGCCGACTCCAGCTGGTGGAAGCTGAGCTTCTCCCGCAAGAAGAAGTCGGAAGCCAAGGTCCTGTACGAGATCCCGCCCGAGTACGGCAGCAACATGGGGAACAAGGAGCACCCGGGCGGCAACGCCGCCACCGAGCAAACGGAGAGCCAGCTCAACGCCAGGCTGGAGAAAATCGTGGACAAGTCCGCCACCAAGGGCCGCCACGTCAAGGTGTCCCACTCCGGCCGCttcaaggagaagaagagggtcCGCAGCACGCTGGCCGAGAACCCCAACCTGTACGGCGAGCACAAGCCCAGCAACGAGAACCTCAGAAAGAactga
- the pnpo gene encoding pyridoxine-5'-phosphate oxidase yields MRRILSAVLFRQISRLGLNPLCRDPLTAGGRSVTGLEFCSKATSGGSSTMDLSDMRKKYKGDEECFEESQLSSLDPIKQFGTWFDEATKCPEIGEANAMCIATATKDGRPSARMVLLKGYSHEGFRFFTNYESRKGSELESNPHACLVFYWEPLNRQIRIEGSVERIPYQNSCDYFHSRPKSSQIGAVVSRQSTPVPDRNYLRQKNSELEEKYKNTEVPMPDYWGGYIVKPYYIEFWQGQTNRLHDRIVFTKPKDGESQPGEFQHAAEGGWVYQRLSP; encoded by the exons ATGAGGCGCATCCTCAGTGCAGTTTTATTCCGGCAAATCAGCAGATtgggattaaatcctctctgtCGTGACCCTTTGACGGCGGGGGGCAGGAGCGTCACTGGCCTCGAGTTCTGCAGCAAAGCGACGAGCGGCGGAAGCAGCACGATGGACCTGAGCGACATGAGGAAGAAGTACAAGGGGGACGAGGAG tgcTTCGAGGAGAGTCAGCTTTCCTCTCTGGACCCCATCAAGCAGTTCGGAACCTGGTTCGACGAAGCCACCAAGTGTCCTGAAATCGGCGAGGCCAACGCCATGTGCATCGCCACGGCAACCAA ggacgGACGGCCCTCCGCCCGCATGGTCCTCCTCAAAGGCTACAGCCACGAAGGGTTCCGCTTCTTCACCAACTACGAGAGCAGGAAGGGCTCGGAGCTG GAAAGTAACCCTCACGCCTGCCTGGTGTTCTACTGGGAGCCCCTGAACAGACAG ATTCGGATCGAGGGCTCGGTGGAGCGGATCCCGTACCAGAACTCCTGCGATTACTTCCACTCCCGGCCGAAGAGCAGCCAGATCGGAGCCGTCGTGAGCCGGCAGAGCACGCCGGTTCCCGACAGAAAC TATCTCCGGCAGAAAAactcagagctggaggagaagtaCAAGAACACGGAGGTGCCGATGCCCGACTACTG GGGCGGCTACATCGTGAAGCCGTACTACATCGAGTTCTGGCAGGGACAGACAAACAGACTGCACGACCGCATCGTCTTCACCAAGCCGAAGGACGGAGAGTCGCAGCCCGGAGAGTTCCAGCACGCCGCCGAGGGGGGCTGGGTGTACCAGAGACTGTCTCCATGA
- the mrpl10 gene encoding large ribosomal subunit protein uL10m — translation MAATLCAKCLPKQGWIPLAQSVRHGSKAVTRHRRPVHILKQKLLAVTQYVPPPRAAPPDAYPRESQAQQEESPLTLIKKRQLETLFEDCKMIAVVQNNNSSSEDMIMFKHRLHKHGISVKFFPNQVVRSFLRGSAFSNMAPLFTGPTVLLVSPQLKVKEMLTSLRSSPQMTLLGACIEKTLLSSQGVVGFSRLPSAAAVQGELVGGLTAMTARTASMLQRHPAHLSALLQQYVKQQSPEAGRDPAARAEDAS, via the exons ATGGCGGCGACCTTGTGTGCGAAGTGTCTGCCGAAACAGG GATGGATTCCCCTCGCGCAGAGTGTCCGGCACGGCTCCAAGGCCGTCACGCGGCACCGGAGACCCGTCCACATCCTGAAGCAGAAGCTCCTCGCGGTCACACAGTACGTCCCTCCTCCGAGGGCCGCTCCGCCGGACGCCTACCCGAGAGAGAGCCAGGCCCAGCAGGAG GAGAGTCCTCTGACGCTGATCAAGAAGAGGCAACTGGAGACGTTGTTCGAGGACTGTAAAATGATCGCCGTGGTccagaacaacaacagcagctctgaagaTATGATCATGTTCAAGCACAGACTCCATAAACACGGCATCTCCGTCAAGTTCTTCCCCAACCAG GTGGTGCGGTCGTTCCTGCGAGGCTCGGCGTTCAGCAACATGGCTCCTCTGTTCACCGGCCCCACCGTGCTGCTGGTCAGCCCGCAGCTGAAGGTGAAGGAGATGCTGACGTCTCTGCGGTCCAGTCCGCAGATGACGCTGCTCG GCGCCTGCATCGAGAAGACGCTGCTGAGCTCGCAGGGCGTCGTCGGCTTCTCCCGGCTGCCGTCTGCCGCCGCGGTCCAGGGCGAGCTGGTGGGCGGGCTGACCGCCATGACCGCCCGCACCGCCTCCATGCTGCAGCGCCACCCGGCGCACCTGtcggcgctgctgcagcagtacGTCAAGCAGCAGAGCCCGGAGGCCGGCCGGGACCCGGCGGCGAGGGCGGAGGACGCCTCGTAG